From a region of the Odontesthes bonariensis isolate fOdoBon6 chromosome 2, fOdoBon6.hap1, whole genome shotgun sequence genome:
- the aftphb gene encoding uncharacterized protein aftphb — MEPDTIPLHLSSPPLLDCDGDEGVGSEEDEFGDFSVGISCSPLGLPVAPEPPSCFKQPPPIIKPETHQPNSSFYHPVEESQHTSTVKLESSRGPADVESHNCNAESSLYLTNGFAQDPHKSGGASVRGACSSKEEMGFADFTVFTEQVSHPWCCGLTEQWDRKVGSADLNAGRDVIMESEPRFHHVSKVKEDVCIMAKHCEKRDAALVQPPQDHHQPQEAAAALNLATGEDDPGIPRDGRGERRLSCSSLQSSEVQRVAENICETMYESASDDLASFCDDLSFEGASADLEPNVSSLGSQDDQTDCDRTDDEEEELKNYRRRECLFHISMANLNSSESEKDFQQCNHYATQETSATSSQSQSGTNPEEKLADFSDRSLMHHRDQGFVQTADAGVHILGNLPPSDSFADFCSAPAQDDGAGLWADFKDPSAQVEGTTWMGFREPVSSLQADGDDDEEELRRGEKLGARRKNSCQASLSCRVEQLFQSSFPEVVPAAKVQEEQLVPSALLQTQHLPQSEDVIPELSHALRIQQTMLWLHQDIHSSFGLQFRWGGSHSNRTLLRCLGVDERNIVFVGTKKQPATVPAYASSLGMLEPTKDSVPAVCSRGHTAVAAPPGPRDKSDTSNQSVQENLPSSQLDWRSRGLSSSQDGTSPRRTPHFWGRK, encoded by the exons ATGGAGCCAGACACCATACCCTTGCACTTGTCCTCCCCTCCTCTGCTGGATTGTGATGGTGATGAAGGGGTGGGATCAGAGGAGGATGAGTTTGGGGACTTCTCTGTAGGAATTTCCTGCTCCCCTCTTGGACTTCCTGTTGCTCCAGAGCCACCATCATGCTTTAAACAGCCCCCTCCCATCATAAAACCGGAGACCCATCAGCCCAACTCCAGCTTTTATCACCCAGTGGAAGAATCCCAACACACATCCACCGTGAAGTTGGAGTCCAGCAGGGGACCTGCAGATGTGGAAAGTCATAACTGCAATGCTGAATCCTCGTTGTACCTCACAAACGGATTTGCTCAAGACCCCCATAAATCTGGGGGGGCCTCTGTCAGGGGTGCTTGTTCTTCCAAGGAGGAAATGGGGTTTGCTGACTTTACTGTGTTCACGGAGCAGGTGTCACACCCCTGGTGCTGTGGCTTAACAGAGCAGTGGGATCGCAAAGTGGGAAGCGCAGACTTAAATGCAGGACGGGACGTTATCATGGAATCCGAGCCCAGATTCCATCATGTATCCAAGGTGAAGGAAGATGTCTGCATCATGGCCAAACACTGTGAGAAGAGAGATGCTGCACTCGTGCAACCACCTCAGGACCACCATCAACCtcaggaagctgcagcagcTTTGAATCTTGCAACTGGTGAGGACGATCCAGGCATTCCTCGGGACGGTCGGGGGGAAAGGAGGCTTAGCTGTAGCTCTCTGCAAAGCTCTGAGGTGCAGAGAGTTGCAGAGAACATCTGTGAGACGATGTATGAGTCTGCTTCAGATGACCTGGCATCCTTCTGCGATGATCTGTCATTTGAGGGTGCTTCTGCAGATTTGGAGCCCAATGTATCATCCCTTGGTTCTCAAGATGATCAGACTGATTGCGACCGGACTgatgatgaggaagaagaaCTGAAAAACTACAGACGACGTGAGTGTCTTTTCCACATCAGTATGGCAAACCTCAACTCGTCTGAGTCGGAGAAGGATTTTCAACAATGCAACCACTACGCGACTCAGGAAACTTCTGCTACCTCCAGCCAGTCCCAGTCTGGTACAAACCCAGAAGAAAAATTAGCTGACTTTAGTGACAGAAGTCTTATGCATCACAGGGACCAAGGATTTGTTCAAACAGCTGATGCAGGGGTGCACATCCTGGGAAACCTCCCGCCGAGTGACAGCTTTGCAGATTTCTGCTCGGCGCCGGCGCAGGATGACGGAGCGGGGCTGTGGGCGGACTTCAAGGATCCGAGTGCACAGGTGGAGGGAACGACTTGGATGGGGTTCAGAGAGCCAGTCAGCAGCTTGCAGGCTGATGgagatgatgatgaggaggagctgAGGAGGGGGGAAAAGCTTGGAGCTCGGAGGAAGAACAGCTGTCAG GCTTCATTGTCCTGCCGCGTTGAGCAGCTCTTCCAGTCCAGTTTTCCAGAAGTGGTCCCAGCTGCGAAGGttcaggaggagcagctggtcCCCAGTGCTTTACTTCAAACCCAGCACCTCCCTCAGAGTGAGGATGTGATACCAGAACTCAGCCATGCCCTGAG GATTCAGCAGACCATGTTGTGGCTACATCAGGACATCCACAGCTCATTTGGCCTCCAGTTTCGGTGGGGTGGTTCCCATAGTAACAGAACTCTGCTCAGATGCCTTGGTGTGGACGAGAGGAACATT GTGTTCGTCGGCACAAAGAAGCAGCCGGCGACTGTGCCTGCTTATGCATCCAGTCTG GGAATGCTGGAGCCCACCAAAGACTCTGTGCCAGCTGTCTGTTCTCGAGGACACACAGCAGTCGCAGCACCTCCAGGACCCAGAGACAAATCGGACACCTCAAACCAGTCAGTGCAG GAGAATTTACCTTCCAGCCAGCTGGACTGGAGAAGCCGTGGCCTTAGCAGCTCTCAGGACGGTACATCCCCTCGCCGAACCCCTCACTTCTGGGGTCGGAAGTAG
- the LOC142400363 gene encoding uncharacterized protein LOC142400363 — translation MWGTQQQLRLLVNERLAAAADEIFGLVEKTIADYHEEVVRSRSEILQLRHQIDQLTVLQPRVFLFKEDIAPVSERAGQPSVVEQDDTRDSQRVKEEQEDLCIVSDPNADSSEDVKVARYESEAAPQTDCPLFPGVGSITVTLNNDDDWIGNDASGSSFCAPSRGDASFLHHDKKACRFCGGSFTRDCDLIRHVDESHAGEKAFKCSQCDKEFARRDSLALHLRVHTGEKPHRCLFCGKFFTQSSNLRVHMRKHTGEKPYFCNSCGKMVAHSYHLKICSRQSSSTTEISGDKSFRCSRCGKKFGTASDLRVHMEIHQARTSHDVEQAFV, via the exons ATGTGGGGgacgcagcagcagctcaggctGCTGGTCAACGAGCGGCTAGCGGCCGCTGCAGACGAGATCTTTGGGCTCGTTGAAAAGACAATAGCGGACTACCACGAAGAAGTTGTTCGCTCGAGGAGCGAGATCCTCCAGCTGAGACACCAGATCGACCAGCTGACCGTTTTGCAACCCcgtgtgtttttattcaaagaAG ACATCGCACCGGTCTCAGAGAGGGCAGGTCAGCCTTCCGTGGTGGAGCAGGATGACACGCGGGACAGTCAGCGGGTTAAAGAGGAGCAGGAGGATCTGTGCATCGTCTCGGACCCGAATGCTGACTCCTCGGAGGATGTAAAAGTCGCACGTTATGAATCGGAGGCGGCTCCTCAGACAGACTGCCCACTGTTCCCAGGGGTCGGCTCCATAACTGTGACACTGAACAATGATGATGACTGGATTGGAAACGATGCCTCAGGCTCCTCCTTTTGCGCCCCAAGTCGCGGCGATGCCTCCTTCTTGCACCACGACAAGAAGGCTTGCCGTTTCTGTGGCGGCTCCTTCACCAGAGACTGCGATCTGATCAGGCACGTGGACGAGTCCCACGCGGGAGAGAAAGCCTTCAAATGCTCTCAATGCGACAAGGAGTTTGCGCGCAGAGACAGCCTGGCTTTGCATTTAAGAGTGCACACAGGCGAGAAGCCGCACAGGTGCCTTTTCTGTGGGAAGTTCTTCACCCAGAGTTCAAACCTCCGGGTTCACATGAGGAAGCACACGGGCGAAAAGCCCTACTTTTGCAACTCGTGCGGCAAAATGGTCGCGCATTCCTACCATTTGAAAATATGTTCAAGACAGTCCTCGAGCACGACGGAAATTAGTGGCGACAAGTCGTTTCGCTGCTCGCGCTGCGGGAAGAAGTTCGGCACCGCTTCAGACCTGAGGGTGCACATGGAGATCCACCAAGCCCGGACATCGCATGATGTCGAGCAGGCTTTTGTCTGA